The following proteins are encoded in a genomic region of Triticum dicoccoides isolate Atlit2015 ecotype Zavitan chromosome 1B, WEW_v2.0, whole genome shotgun sequence:
- the LOC119323405 gene encoding triose phosphate/phosphate translocator, chloroplastic-like translates to MAALATILCGGAVAGHQRSRRRAAPSLHVRGGSASDAAHLVCGRKLRPALFPTSSFGALPLSPPGSRKLLRTSASAAAPSSDSQGQAKPIGFLERYPALVTGFFFFMWYFLNVIFNILNKKIFDYFPYPYFVSVTHLSVGVLYCLISWSTGLLKRVPMNSTLLKLLLPVAICHAIGHVTSTVSFAAVSVSFAHTIKALEPFFNAAASQFILGQQVPFTLWLSLAPVVIGVSIASLTELSFNWTGFINAMISNISFTYRSIYSKKAMTDMDSTNMYAYISIIALIVCIPPALIIEGPQLVQHGFKDAIAKVGLAKLVSNIFLAGLFYHLYNQVATNTLQRVAPLTHAVGNVLKRVFVIGFSIIIFGNKITTQTGIGTAIAISGVALYSVIKAKIEEEKKEGVAVAAP, encoded by the exons ATGGCGGCGCTCGCGACCATCCTCTGcggcggcgccgtcgccggccaccagCGGTCACGCCGCCGCGCAGCCCCGTCGCTCCATGTCAGAGGCGGCTCCGCTTCGGACGCCGCCCACCTTGTCTGCGGTAGGAAGCTCCGCCCGGCGCTGTTCCCCACTTCCTCCTTCGGCGCTCTGCCCCTGTCTCCTCCGGGGAGTAGGAAGCTCCTCCGGACGTCGGCTTCCGCGGCCGCCCCCTCATCCGACTCCCAGGG GCAAGCAAAGCCCATCGGGTTTTTGGAGAGGTACCCGGCTCTTGTCACTGGTTTCTTCTTCTTCATGTG GTATTTTTTGAATGTGATATTTAACATTCTCAACAAGAAGATCTTTGATTACTTCCCCTATCCATA CTTTGTGTCGGTGACCCATCTTTCGGTTGGAGTCTTGTACTGCCTTATCAGCTGGAGCACCGGTCTCCTAAAGCGTGTG CCGATGAATTCGACGCTTCTGAAGCTGCTGCTGCCAGTTGCAATTTGCCATGCCATCGGTCATGTAACGAGCACTGTGTCTTTTGCTGCTGTATCGGTCTCATTTGCCCACACCATTAAAG CTCTCGAGCCGTTCTTCAATGCGGCTGCTTCACAGTTTATTCTCGGGCAGCAAGTTCCCTTCACATTGTGGTTATCTCTGGCTCCAGTTGTAATAG GTGTATCAATCGCATCTCTCACTGAACTCTCATTCAACTGGACTGGTTTCATCAATGCCATGATTTCTAATATCTCGTTCACCTACCGTAGCATTTATTCGAAGAAAGCTATG ACTGACATGGATAGCACCAATATGTATGCCTATATCTCTATAATTGCTCTCATCGTCTGCATTCCTCCAGCACTCATT ATTGAAGGACCTCAACTAGTGCAGCATGGATTTAAAGATGCAATTGCCAAAGTTGGATTAGCAAAATTAGTTTCCAATATTTTCTTGGCGGGCTTGTTCTATCACCTTTATAATCAG GTTGCAACAAACACATTGCAGCGGGTGGCCCCTCTAACACATGCCGTTGGCAACGTGTTGAAACGTGTCTTTGTCATCGGCTTCTCAATCATCATTTTCG GCAACAAGATCACCACACAAACTGGAATTGGCACAGCCATTGCTATTTCTGGTGTTGCCCTATACTCAGTTATCAAGGCTAAGATTGAGGAGGAGAAAAAG gaaggcgtggcggtggcggctccctga